The window AGATAAGGAGATTTTAAGGGCGGGAATTATAGCCGAGCTAGATGCAATAAATTTATATGAACAACTTGCAGGTATGACTACAAATAAAAATATAAAAATGCTTTTCTTAGATATCGCAAAAGAGGAAAAGACTCACGTGGGGGAATTCCAAACTCTTTTGCTGACCTTGGATAAACAACAAGCACAAGAGTTAGAAAAAGGGAAAAAGGAAGTTGAAGAGTTAATTAAATAATCTCAAAGGATATTATGCAGTGTTTTTATAATATAGAAGTCTCTAGTTTGGGAACTTTTGGATTGGTCTGGAGAGTAGAAAATACTAAAATGAAAATTATAAGAATTT is drawn from Methanofastidiosum sp. and contains these coding sequences:
- a CDS encoding ferritin family protein, giving the protein MLSNIPINLDKVKKEEIDKEILRAGIIAELDAINLYEQLAGMTTNKNIKMLFLDIAKEEKTHVGEFQTLLLTLDKQQAQELEKGKKEVEELIK